A single genomic interval of Armigeres subalbatus isolate Guangzhou_Male chromosome 1, GZ_Asu_2, whole genome shotgun sequence harbors:
- the LOC134207342 gene encoding uncharacterized protein LOC134207342, with protein sequence MLEPDPTITKLHFFADASQGAYGSCCYVRAETSGGVSVQLLTAKSKVAPLSSRHSIARLELCAARLSTQLFEKVVFALKMSPPAYFWTDSTTVLHWLRSPPSRWKAFVANRVSQIQHSTDVSHWKHVSGLDNPADDISRGLSPVDMLQCKRWWNGPIWLSLDSDHWPNLIPTDEEAETITEERNVSYVTMSVLQNEFHDNLFARYSSFSKLRRVTAFCLRYLQSLRARAVLRRTEADSYHQLSIRNDTVSPVSTDELQRAELHLCRLAQQQSFPAEISHLSSGEPVIKSSAMKWLKPYIDEDHIIRVGGRSPITSSILSYSLPNTRCRLCCKPTLVQQSTADLPASRVSPTRPFSVCGVDYCGPFLLKATVRNHAPTKAYVAIFVCFATRAVHIKLVSDLTTAAFLAALRRVVARRGRIAELHSDNATTFKGASHALNRIYQMLKVDNNDRDRIFNWCAENEIRWKLIPPRAPHFGGLWEAAVKSAKKHLLKIVGNTNIAYEQMLTLLAQVEMCLNSRPLTPMPSEPSDLEVLTPGHFLVGANLQAVPDADFRGIPDNRLEVYDVVQKHLQNIWARWYPEYLQQLQSRATKGCNPPVTVEVGRIVVVKEDNIPPASWPLGRIMKLHPGRSFLDVDLFGPWLLEPIVFSWCYDKLCQLRRGCMARCHKQQDDVRVLIERVDPVRTSRGAGPSLA encoded by the exons ATGTTGGAGCCGGACCCGACAATAACCAAACTCCACTTCTTCGCCGACGCCTCTCAAGGAGCTTACGGATCCTGTTGCTACGTACGAGCAGAAACCAGTGGCGGAGTATCTGTTCAGCTACTGACGGCAAAATCAAAGGTCGCGCCGTTATCCAGTCGACATTCCATCGCCCGGCTGGAACTCTGTGCTGCACGACTATCAACGCAGCTATTCGAGAAGGTGGTTTTTGCCTTGAAGATGTCACCACCCGCTTATTTTTGGACGGACTCCACTACCGTTCTCCATTGGCTACGATCTCCTCCAAGCCGTTGGAAGGCTTTCGTAGCGAACCGAGTGTCACAAATCCAACACTCGACCGATGTCAGTCACTGGAAGCACGTATCCGGTCTCGACAACCCCGCTGACGATATTTCACGTGGACTCAGCCCTGTCGACATGCTACAATGCAAGCGCTGGTGGAACGGCCCAATCTGGTTATCACTCGATTCAGATCACTGGCCGAATCTCATTCCCACCGACGAAGAAGCAGAGACTATCACCGAAGAACGCAATGTGTCATACGTTACGATGAGCGTCTTACAGAACGAGTTCCATGACAATCTGTTTGCACGTTACTCCAGTTTCTCCAAGCTTCGTCGCGTTACTGCTTTCTGTTTACGATACCTGCAATCCTTGCGAGCACGCGCAGTACTGCGTCGAACGGAAGCAGACAGCTACCACCAACTCAGTATTCGCAACGATACCGTTTCTCCAGTCTCCACCGACGAATTGCAACGTGCTGAACTTCATCTGTGTCGGCTAGCTCAACAACAATCGTTTCCTGCAGAGATCTCTCACCTATCGAGCGGTGAACCAGTCATCAAATCATCCGCCATGAAGTGGCTGAAGCCATACATCGACGAAGATCACATTATTCGCGTCGGTGGCCGGTCTCCGATTACGTCAAGCATCCTATCGTACTCTCTGCCAAACACCCGCTGTCGACTCTGCTG CAAGCCCACACTAGTCCAGCAGAGCACAGCAGATCTTCCGGCATCGCGAGTCTCTCCAACTCGTCCGTTCTCCGTCTGTGGAGTCGACTACTGTGGACCATTCCTGTTGAAGGCAACCGTCCGCAATCATGCTCCAACCAAGGCTTACGTGGCAATCTTCGTTTGCTTCGCCACGAGAGCCGTCCACATCAAGCTTGTTAGCGACCTCACTACAGCTGCTTTCCTGGCAGCCCTCCGTCGTGTGGTTGCTCGAAGAGGAAGAATCGCTGAGCTGCACTCGGACAATGCGACAACTTTCAAGGGTGCGTCACACGCACTCAACCGTATCTACCAGATGCTGAAGGTGGACAACAACGATCGGGATCGGATCTTCAATTGGTGTGCGGAGAACGAGATTCGGTGGAAGTTGATTCCGCCACGTGCACCGCACTTTGGCGGGCTTTGGGAGGCTGCCGTCAAGTCAGCAAAGAAGCACCTCCTGAAAATAGTAGGCAACACTAACATTGCCTATGAACAGATGTTGACTCTACTGGCACAGGTCGAAATGTGCCTCAATTCCCGTCCGCTGACTCCGATGCCAAGTGAACCGTCCGATCTGGAGGTCCTAACTCCAGGACATTTTCTCGTCGGGGCCAACCTTCAAGCGGTACCCGATGCTGATTTTCGAGGGATTCCTGACAACCGTCTGGAAGTTTACGATGTGGTTCAGAAGCATCTTCAGAACATCTGGGCCCGCTGGTACCCGGAGTACCTTCAACAGCTACAGTCACGGGCAACAAAAGGCTGCAATCCCCCGGTCACCGTTGAGGTGGGCCGCATCGTCGTCGTGAAGGAAGACAACATCCCTCCTGCTAGCTGGCCACTCGGGCGTATTATGAAGCTGCACCCGG GGCGGTCTTTCCTGGATGTCGATCTATTTGGTCCCTGGTTGCTGGAGCCGATTGTATTCTCCTGGTGCTATGATAAGCTGTGTCAGCTTCGGCGGGGATGCATGGCAAGATGCCACAAACAACAGGATGATGTACGGGTGCTGATCGAACGTGTCGATCCTGTCCGGACCTCTCGAGGGGCTGGACCATCGTTGGCGTAG